One genomic region from Campylobacter concisus encodes:
- a CDS encoding nucleotide sugar dehydrogenase — protein MKIAVVGLGYVGLPLAAAFSEKYEVVGFDVNAKRIEELKSGYDRTLELSNEQMKKAIDNGMKFSLNLDDIRSCNFFIVTVPTPIDKNKRPDLTPVVKATESVAKVLKKGDIVVYESTVYPGVTEEICVPLLEKSGLKFNKDFFCGYSPERINPGDKEHTVTKIKKITSGSTPEIADKVDEIYRSIITAGTHKASSIKVAEAAKVIENTQRDINIAFINELAMLFEKLHINTIDVLEAAGTKWNFLNFRPGLVGGHCIGVDPYYLTHKAQEVGYHPEMILAGRRINDDMGRYAADQVIKLMIRKGVLINKARVLVLGMTFKENCPDIRNSRVIDVVDELKDFGCKVDVTDPWADSAEVKHEYGFDLVKEYNLDDYDCIVIAVAHNEFKKLNLKGHLVYDIKNIYPEADARL, from the coding sequence ATGAAAATAGCAGTAGTAGGACTTGGATATGTTGGACTTCCACTAGCAGCAGCTTTTAGTGAGAAGTACGAAGTAGTGGGCTTTGATGTGAATGCAAAACGTATAGAAGAGCTTAAAAGTGGCTACGATAGAACGCTTGAACTTAGCAATGAGCAGATGAAAAAAGCGATCGATAATGGCATGAAATTTAGCCTAAATTTAGATGACATTAGAAGTTGCAACTTCTTCATCGTGACCGTCCCGACTCCGATAGATAAAAATAAACGCCCTGATCTAACTCCAGTTGTAAAAGCGACTGAGAGTGTGGCAAAAGTGCTTAAAAAAGGTGACATCGTTGTTTATGAAAGCACCGTTTATCCAGGCGTTACAGAAGAAATTTGCGTACCACTTCTTGAAAAAAGTGGGCTTAAATTTAACAAAGATTTCTTCTGCGGCTACTCACCAGAGCGTATAAACCCAGGTGACAAAGAGCATACTGTAACTAAGATCAAAAAGATCACAAGTGGCTCAACTCCAGAGATCGCTGACAAGGTTGATGAAATTTATCGCTCGATCATCACAGCTGGCACTCACAAAGCTTCAAGTATCAAAGTAGCCGAGGCTGCAAAGGTCATCGAAAACACACAGCGTGATATAAACATCGCCTTTATAAACGAGCTTGCGATGCTTTTTGAAAAGCTTCATATCAACACCATTGACGTGCTTGAAGCTGCTGGCACGAAATGGAATTTCTTAAATTTCCGCCCAGGTCTAGTTGGTGGTCACTGCATCGGCGTAGATCCATACTACCTCACTCACAAAGCTCAAGAGGTAGGCTATCATCCTGAAATGATCCTAGCAGGCCGCCGTATCAACGATGATATGGGCAGATACGCAGCTGATCAAGTGATAAAACTAATGATAAGAAAAGGCGTGCTTATCAACAAAGCACGCGTGCTTGTCCTTGGTATGACATTTAAAGAAAACTGCCCAGATATAAGAAATTCTCGTGTTATAGACGTAGTTGATGAGCTAAAAGACTTTGGCTGCAAGGTTGATGTGACCGATCCTTGGGCTGATAGCGCTGAGGTAAAACACGAGTACGGCTTTGATCTAGTAAAAGAGTATAATCTAGATGACTACGACTGCATAGTGATTGCCGTAGCTCACAATGAGTTTAAAAAGCTAAATTTAAAAGGTCATTTAGTTTACGATATAAAAAATATCTACCCAGAGGCTGACGCTAGGCTGTAA
- a CDS encoding ecotin family protein — MRKILLFIAACMLPFTLLANENAAKIEENIFELPISKMPPDYFKYEVAFFKEIEIDCNFAFLLGGKLKQKEDARGIYYEFSGGDELAQTMMLCKDGKKKRRVYYEFTKILPGVSPIRIITPKGVSAEIRMYERVKKIEAKKERKK; from the coding sequence ATGAGAAAAATTTTACTTTTTATCGCAGCTTGTATGCTGCCGTTTACGCTTTTGGCGAACGAAAATGCGGCGAAAATCGAGGAAAATATTTTTGAGCTACCTATCTCAAAGATGCCGCCTGATTATTTTAAATACGAAGTCGCATTTTTTAAAGAGATAGAAATCGACTGCAACTTCGCCTTTTTGCTCGGCGGAAAGCTTAAACAAAAAGAGGACGCGCGCGGAATTTACTATGAATTTAGCGGCGGTGACGAGCTAGCGCAAACGATGATGCTCTGCAAGGACGGAAAGAAAAAGAGGCGGGTTTATTATGAATTTACTAAAATTTTACCAGGCGTTAGCCCTATTAGAATCATAACTCCAAAAGGTGTAAGTGCGGAAATAAGAATGTATGAACGCGTAAAAAAGATAGAAGCAAAAAAAGAAAGGAAAAAGTAA